One genomic window of Mycteria americana isolate JAX WOST 10 ecotype Jacksonville Zoo and Gardens chromosome 6, USCA_MyAme_1.0, whole genome shotgun sequence includes the following:
- the LOC142411320 gene encoding PDZ and LIM domain protein 3-like: MTYQPAGLNSCPSPVSAMQAPFASVYNPLQAQTSEPPQRRHSTSSVPSQVRVGPEQLKRAAQVCPNSPVEVEVPGLRVLHVQFNSPLQLYSQSNIMDSLQGQISSVSPDFPR, encoded by the exons ATGACATACCAGCCCGCTGGTCTGAACAG CTGCCCATCGCCGGTGAGCGCGATGCAGGCTCCCTTCGCCTCCGTCTATAACCCTCTGCAGGCGCAGACCTCCGAGCCACCACAGCGGAGGCACAGCACCTCCTCCGTCCCCAGCCAAGTTCGAGTGGGGCCCGAGCAGCTGAAGCGCGCAGCCCAGGTCTGCCCCAACAGCCCCGTGGAAGTGGAGGTGCCGGGACTCAGAGTGCTGCATGTGCAGTTCAATTCTCCCCTGCAGCTCTATTCGCAAAGCAACATCATGGATTCCCTGCAGGGGCAGATCTCTTCTGTTAGCCCCGATTTCCCCAGGTAA